From one Vibrio neonatus genomic stretch:
- a CDS encoding CcdB family protein, with protein MSQFALYQNNDKGTATAYPYFVDVQSELLDTLNTRLVIPLTPVELLEKKAPSHLCPVIHIDEGDFVILTHQMASVPTKILREPVNELSTFRDEIIAAIDFLITGI; from the coding sequence ATGTCACAATTTGCGCTATACCAAAACAACGATAAGGGCACTGCAACTGCTTACCCTTACTTTGTTGATGTTCAGAGCGAATTACTCGATACACTGAACACCCGACTAGTCATCCCACTAACACCTGTTGAATTGTTAGAAAAGAAAGCACCTAGTCACCTATGCCCTGTGATACATATTGATGAAGGTGACTTCGTTATTTTGACTCACCAAATGGCAAGTGTACCAACTAAAATCCTACGTGAGCCTGTCAATGAACTCAGCACATTTAGAGACGAGATCATTGCCGCTATCGACTTTCTGATTACTGGCATATAG
- a CDS encoding aromatic amino acid transporter, with translation MAQSIDMPLEKQGAKEKGPSLIGGACIIASVCVGAGMLGLPSAGAGAWTFWSIVAISLTMAVMTISGWMLLEAYKSYDLKASFNTVTKDILGEKVNLFNNLTVYFVGGILLYAYITSSGLILQDMLGVSSQISSILFVLVFSIFVWHSTRAVDRISVVLITFMILSFVFGVSGLAVNVDFAILSDSANSNASYTPYVLAMLPVALTSFGYHHSVGSMRSYYGDEKRASKAILLGTSIALALYFLWLFSIFGNLPRADFVPIIEQGGNIDALLGALGSVIESERVASAINTFSMAAILSSFIGVGLGVFDYLADLCKFDDTKQGRSKTWAVTFLPPLVLSLLFPFGFVIAIGYAGAAATVWTCIIPALLVYKARKTNTDENTFKAPGGNAMVYGVIAFGVLTAVFHFMSMVGFLPAFTG, from the coding sequence ATGGCACAAAGTATTGATATGCCCTTGGAAAAACAGGGAGCGAAGGAGAAAGGTCCTTCCTTAATTGGAGGAGCATGTATCATTGCTAGCGTCTGTGTGGGCGCGGGAATGTTAGGCCTTCCTAGTGCGGGAGCTGGCGCATGGACTTTCTGGTCAATCGTTGCTATTTCCCTAACGATGGCAGTTATGACCATCTCTGGTTGGATGTTACTTGAAGCGTACAAAAGCTACGATCTAAAAGCTTCTTTTAACACAGTAACTAAAGACATTCTTGGGGAAAAAGTTAACCTATTTAACAACTTAACTGTTTATTTTGTAGGCGGCATCTTGCTATACGCTTACATCACTTCTTCAGGTTTGATCCTGCAAGATATGCTTGGCGTAAGCAGTCAGATCTCCTCTATACTATTTGTTTTAGTTTTCTCCATTTTTGTCTGGCACTCTACTCGCGCTGTAGACCGTATTTCGGTCGTTCTCATTACTTTTATGATTTTAAGTTTTGTATTTGGCGTATCAGGTTTAGCGGTCAATGTTGATTTCGCTATTTTATCTGACTCAGCAAACAGCAACGCCAGTTACACTCCTTATGTATTAGCTATGTTACCAGTAGCATTGACCTCTTTTGGCTACCACCATTCTGTAGGTTCTATGCGTTCTTATTACGGTGATGAGAAAAGAGCCAGTAAAGCGATTCTACTTGGTACAAGTATCGCATTAGCTTTGTACTTCCTATGGTTATTCAGCATTTTTGGCAACCTGCCACGTGCTGACTTTGTACCTATCATCGAGCAAGGTGGTAACATTGACGCACTACTTGGCGCTTTAGGTTCGGTCATTGAATCTGAGCGAGTAGCAAGTGCAATCAACACCTTCTCTATGGCGGCTATCTTGTCATCGTTCATTGGTGTAGGTCTGGGCGTATTTGATTACCTTGCTGACTTGTGCAAATTTGATGACACCAAACAAGGCCGTAGTAAAACTTGGGCTGTGACTTTCCTACCACCACTAGTGCTTTCTTTACTGTTCCCATTCGGTTTTGTGATCGCTATCGGTTACGCAGGCGCAGCAGCAACAGTATGGACTTGTATCATCCCTGCACTTCTAGTGTACAAAGCACGTAAAACAAATACTGATGAAAACACCTTTAAAGCACCTGGCGGCAACGCGATGGTTTACGGCGTAATTGCTTTTGGTGTGTTAACTGCGGTATTCCACTTTATGTCTATGGTCGGTTTCCTACCTGCATTTACTGGTTAA
- a CDS encoding antibiotic biosynthesis monooxygenase family protein, whose protein sequence is MIAVIFEVQIAEGKTAEYLDIANEIKSQLFEIEGFISVERFQSLTNEGKVLSLSFWENEESIQEWRALESHRYAQSKGRGGVFKDYRLRVAGVMRDYGINHRSEAPKDSIEVHG, encoded by the coding sequence ATGATAGCTGTTATTTTTGAAGTTCAAATTGCTGAGGGTAAAACGGCAGAATACTTAGATATCGCCAATGAGATAAAGTCACAATTGTTTGAGATAGAAGGGTTTATTTCCGTTGAGCGTTTTCAAAGCCTTACCAATGAAGGCAAAGTCCTGTCTCTTTCATTTTGGGAAAATGAAGAGTCAATTCAAGAGTGGCGTGCATTAGAGTCGCACAGGTACGCACAATCTAAAGGGCGTGGTGGAGTATTTAAAGACTATCGACTGAGGGTCGCAGGTGTTATGAGGGACTATGGTATAAACCATCGCTCTGAAGCCCCTAAAGATAGCATCGAAGTTCATGGGTGA
- the tnaA gene encoding tryptophanase: MENFKHLPEPFRIRVIEPVKRTTLEYREQAIIKSGMNPFLLDSEDVFVDLLTDSGTGAITQEMQAAMLRGDEAYSGSRSYYALANAVKDIFGYEHTIPTHQGRGAEQIYIPVLIKKREMEKGLDRNKMVALSNYFFDTTQGHTQVNCCVAKNVYTEEAFDTSVNADFKGNFDLVKLEEAILEAGPNNVPYIVSTITCNSAGGQPVSIANLKAVYEMAQKYDIPVIMDSARYAENAYFIQQREEGYQDWTIQEITRETYKYADGLAMSAKKDAMVQMGGLLCFKDDSMLDSYTECRTLCVVQEGFPTYGGLEGGAMERLAVGLYDGMRQEWLAYRIGQVQYLVDGLEKIGIVCQQAGGHAAFVDAGKLLPHIPAGQFPAHALACELYKVAGIRAVEIGSLLLGRDPATGKQHPCPAELLRLTIPRATYTQTHMDFVIEAFQKVKENAANVKGLEFTYEPKVLRHFTARLKEVEPVKVAPKAEEKVLETA; the protein is encoded by the coding sequence GTGAAGATGTATTTGTTGACCTACTAACAGACAGTGGCACCGGCGCTATTACTCAAGAAATGCAAGCCGCTATGCTACGTGGTGATGAAGCCTACAGTGGTAGCCGCAGCTACTACGCTCTAGCAAATGCCGTAAAAGACATCTTCGGTTACGAGCACACGATTCCAACTCACCAAGGACGTGGTGCAGAGCAGATTTATATTCCTGTTCTTATTAAGAAGCGTGAAATGGAGAAAGGCCTAGACCGTAATAAGATGGTTGCACTTTCTAACTACTTCTTCGATACAACTCAAGGCCACACTCAAGTTAACTGCTGTGTTGCGAAAAACGTATATACAGAAGAAGCATTTGATACTTCAGTAAACGCAGACTTTAAAGGCAACTTCGACTTAGTAAAACTAGAAGAAGCTATTTTAGAAGCAGGCCCTAACAACGTACCTTACATTGTTAGCACCATCACTTGTAACTCTGCAGGTGGTCAGCCAGTTTCTATTGCTAACCTAAAAGCTGTGTACGAAATGGCACAAAAATATGACATCCCAGTCATCATGGATTCTGCTCGCTACGCTGAAAATGCTTACTTTATTCAGCAACGTGAAGAAGGCTACCAAGATTGGACTATCCAAGAAATCACTCGCGAAACCTACAAGTATGCTGACGGCCTAGCAATGTCTGCTAAGAAAGACGCAATGGTACAAATGGGCGGCTTGTTGTGTTTCAAAGATGACTCAATGCTAGATTCGTACACTGAATGTCGTACTTTGTGTGTGGTTCAAGAAGGCTTCCCTACTTACGGCGGTCTTGAAGGTGGCGCAATGGAGCGTCTAGCGGTTGGTCTATATGACGGCATGCGTCAAGAGTGGCTAGCGTACCGTATCGGTCAGGTTCAATACTTGGTTGATGGCCTAGAGAAAATTGGCATTGTTTGTCAGCAAGCAGGTGGACACGCAGCATTCGTTGATGCAGGCAAACTTCTTCCGCATATCCCTGCTGGTCAATTCCCAGCACACGCACTGGCTTGTGAACTGTACAAAGTGGCCGGTATCCGTGCGGTTGAAATTGGTTCTCTACTACTGGGCCGCGATCCTGCAACAGGTAAGCAGCACCCATGTCCAGCAGAGCTACTGCGTTTGACTATCCCACGCGCAACTTACACGCAAACACACATGGACTTCGTTATCGAAGCATTCCAAAAAGTGAAAGAGAATGCAGCCAATGTGAAAGGACTTGAGTTCACTTATGAGCCTAAAGTATTGCGTCACTTCACTGCACGACTAAAAGAAGTTGAGCCAGTAAAAGTAGCTCCTAAAGCTGAAGAAAAAGTACTAGAAACAGCATAA
- a CDS encoding type II toxin-antitoxin system CcdA family antitoxin codes for MRNAFDRQAPKKAANLSLNSELLAEAKRLKINLSATMEKALEKEVSQRLKAEWQEQNAEAINACNELTEKHGLFSDSYRVF; via the coding sequence ATGAGAAACGCATTTGATAGACAAGCACCAAAGAAAGCAGCCAATTTAAGTTTGAATAGCGAGCTGCTAGCAGAGGCGAAACGTCTGAAGATTAACTTGTCAGCAACAATGGAAAAAGCCCTTGAGAAAGAAGTAAGCCAACGCCTTAAAGCTGAATGGCAAGAGCAAAATGCTGAAGCTATCAATGCTTGCAACGAGCTCACTGAAAAGCATGGTCTATTTTCTGACTCTTACCGAGTATTCTAA